Proteins encoded together in one Lathyrus oleraceus cultivar Zhongwan6 chromosome 5, CAAS_Psat_ZW6_1.0, whole genome shotgun sequence window:
- the LOC127088294 gene encoding uncharacterized protein LOC127088294 produces the protein MDKPSSSSPKKKKTRGVTALLRFIAKLPDGEKYQIDFDPDTFQPIGQYAAKFKSYLSFIARSKVSINEKQWKKISDKLKDVIWDDITCKFTCPTDKEFRKHWFVYMGERLKQFKTLLSNVYIFGKGDKHGNTTPFEKYKFIKEEDWDLFVQTRQKEDFQEKRLKGKTHSSKNIHPHILSRGGYEKLRATVMEERRKKVIEEAKGDESLKGDESD, from the exons ATGGATAAACCATCTAGCTCTTCACCAAAAAAAAAGAAGACTAGAGGTGTCACAGCATTGCTACGTTTCATTGCCAAACTTCCTGATGGTGAAAAATACCAAATTGATTTTGATCCTGATACCTTCCAACCCATTGGTCAGTATGCTGCAAAGTTTAAAAGTTATTTGTCATTCATTGCACGTAGCAAGGTTAGTATAAATGAAAAGCAATGGAAAAAGATAAGCGATAAGTTGAAGGACGTGATATGGGACGATATCACG TGTAAGTTCACTTGCCCCACTGATAAAGAATTTAGGAAGCATTGGTTTGTTTATATGGGGGAACGATTGAAGCAATTTAAGACATTGCTCTCAAATGTCTATATATTTGGGAAAGGAGATAAGCATGGAAATACAACTCCATTTGAAAAGTATAAATTTATCAAAGAAGAAGATTGGGATTTGTTTGTCCAGACTCGACAAAAAGAAGATTTTCAA GAGAAAAGGCTAAAAGGAAAGACACATTCATCAAAGAATATCCACCCTCATATTTTGTCTCGTGGTGGTTATGAAAAACTTAGGGCCACCGTAATGGAAGAGAGGAGGAAAAAAGTGATTGAAGAGGCCAAAGGTGATGAAAGTTTGAAAGGTGATGAAAGTGATTGA